A genomic region of Eucalyptus grandis isolate ANBG69807.140 chromosome 5, ASM1654582v1, whole genome shotgun sequence contains the following coding sequences:
- the LOC104444175 gene encoding RING-H2 finger protein ATL79-like, whose amino-acid sequence MDTTPGAAVRTVVVHLLAPPPAACGLNGCRWRTTNVPSSFSSSGDILTYVIVLVLCFLLCALALTFAVRCFLRGQPPPLPLGHPPPLAGQGEAEPKPAGEAAAPPLAAAALMVFSPGVELAGAEADCAICLTEFVGGEEIRVLKSCRHGFHDQCIQRWLSSKTSCPTCRSSCVVHCAEDEDGTAHCSENGGTAASLPQRVAEQV is encoded by the coding sequence ATGGACACGACCCCGGGAGCCGCCGTACGCACCGTGGTCGTCCACCTCCTCGCGCCACCGCCGGCGGCGTGCGGCCTCAACGGCTGCAGGTGGCGGACGACGAATgtcccctcctccttctcctcctccggcgACATCCTGACCTACGTCATCGTCCTCGTCCTCTGCTTTCTCCTCTGCGCCCTCGCCCTCACCTTCGCCGTCCGCTGCTTCCTCCGCGGccagccgccgccgctgccgctggGCCACCCTCCTCCTCTGGCTGGCcagggcgaggccgagccgaAGCCCGCCGGCGAGGCGGCCGCGCCCccgctggcggcggcggcgctgaTGGTGTTCTCGCCCGGGGTGGAGCTGGCCGGCGCGGAGGCGGACTGCGCGATTTGCCTGACGGAGTTCGTGGGAGGGGAGGAGATCCGGGTCCTGAAGAGCTGCAGGCACGGGTTCCACGATCAATGCATACAGAGGTGGCTGTCTTCGAAGACGTCTTGCCCGACCTGCCGCAGCAGCTGCGTCGTCCATTGCGCGGAGGACGAGGACGGCACCGCCCACTGCTCTGAAAATGGCGGAACGGCGGCTTCTCTTCCTCAGAGAGTGGCAGAGCAAGTTTGA